From a region of the Balaenoptera musculus isolate JJ_BM4_2016_0621 chromosome 15, mBalMus1.pri.v3, whole genome shotgun sequence genome:
- the LOC118881629 gene encoding testisin-like, whose product MGGSQAPRVADKKGIVWVHWLLGHNKGAPQPGLGAGGSRGGARRREEEAMGAQVGALLLAQLLVRVEIARQALRDRDLLLPGFENSSMLAWPCGQRTVPTRIVGGKDAELGRWPWQGSLRLWGSHYCGASLLNRRWVLSAAHCFQNNRDPYEWSVQFGELSATPPIWSLRAYYNRYNVEQIFLSPRYLGSASYDIALLKLSSSITYTKYIQPICLMASSSEFENRTDCWVTGWGDIEEDQALPSPYTLQEVQVGIINTTMCNHLFSLPDFRRDIWGDMVCAGDPQGGKDSCFGDSGGPLTCEMKGLWYQVGIVSWGVGCGRPNRPGVYTNISAHYKWIRTVLAKNTICRPDSCPLLLLFPLLWAPPFLQLA is encoded by the exons ATGGGGGGCAGCCAGGCCCCCAGGGTCGCAGACAAGAAAGGGATCGTCTGGGTACACTGGCTCCTGGGTCATAACAAG GGGGCGCCCCAGCCGGGCCTTGGAGCTGGCGGAAGCAGAGGGGGCGCCAGGCGGCGGGAAGAAGAGGCCATGGGCGCGCAGGTCGGGGCGCTGCTGCTCGCGCAACTGTTGGTGCGGGTCGAAATCGCGAGGCAGG CGTTGCGGGATAGGGACCTGTTGCTTCCAG GTTTCGAGAACTCTTCTATGCTCGCAT GGCCATGTGGCCAACGGACTGTCCCGACACGCATAGTGGGTGGAAAGGACGCAGAGCTTGGGCGCTGGCCGTGGCAGGGCAGCCTGCGCCTATGGGGCTCCCACTACTGCGGAGCAAGCCTACTCAACCGCCGCTGGGTGCTCTCGGCCGCGCACTGCTTCCAAAA CAACAGAGATCCCTATGAATGGTCGGTCCAGTTTGGCGAGCTGTCTGCCACACCACCCATTTGGAGCCTGCGGGCCTACTACAACCGTTACAACGTGGAGCAGATCTTTTTGAGCCCCAGGTATCTGGGGTCTGCATCGTATGACATCGCCCTGCTGAAGCTGTCCTCCTCCATTACCTACACCAAGTACATCCAGCCCATCTGTCTCATGGCTTCCTCCTCTGAGTTTGAGAACCGGACTGACTGCTGGGTGACCGGCTGGGGGGACATTGAAGAAGATCAGG CACTGCCATCTCCCTACACCCTCCAGGAAGTGCAGGTCGGCATCATAAACACCACCATGTGTAACCACCTGTTCTCACTGCCTGATTTCCGCCGTGACATCTGGGGAGACATGGTTTGTGCTGGCGACCCTCAAGGTGGCAAGGATTCCTGCTTT GGTGACTCAGGTGGACCCTTGACCTGCGAAATGAAAGGGCTGTGGTATCAGGTTGGAATCGTGAGCTGGGGAGTGGGCTGTGGTAGGCCCAACCGGCCCGGTGTCTACACCAACATCAGTGCTCACTACAAGTGGATCCGAACGGTTTTGGCCAAAAACACCATTTGCAGGCCGGACTCTTGCCCATTGCTgttgctcttccctctgctctgGGCTCCCCCATTCCTACAGTTGGCCTGA